One genomic region from Thermomicrobium sp. 4228-Ro encodes:
- the map gene encoding type I methionyl aminopeptidase, whose translation MAIVLKRPEQIRLMREAGKIVAEVLAVLAETVRPGITTAELDRIADRIIRKHGAVPSFKGYRGFPASICVSVNEEVVHGIPGPRVLQEGDIVGIDVGARYRGYHGDATVTVPVGRISPEAEKLLRVCREALEIGISYARAGNRLTDISHAIQRHVEANGFSVVRNLYGHGIGRALHEEPMLPHYGPPGQGPLLRPGMVITIEPMIAAGRPETRLLPDRWTVVTADGSLSAQFEHTVAITENGPEILTLP comes from the coding sequence GTGGCGATCGTCCTCAAACGTCCCGAGCAGATCCGTCTCATGCGCGAGGCCGGCAAGATCGTGGCAGAGGTCCTCGCCGTCCTCGCCGAAACCGTCCGACCCGGCATCACGACCGCCGAACTCGACCGGATCGCCGACCGGATCATCCGCAAGCACGGGGCCGTACCCTCCTTCAAGGGCTACCGTGGCTTTCCCGCCTCGATCTGCGTCTCGGTGAACGAGGAGGTCGTGCACGGCATCCCCGGGCCGCGCGTCCTCCAGGAAGGCGACATCGTCGGCATCGACGTCGGCGCACGCTACCGCGGTTATCACGGTGACGCGACGGTCACCGTCCCGGTCGGCCGTATCTCACCCGAGGCCGAAAAGCTGTTGCGGGTCTGTCGAGAGGCGCTCGAAATCGGCATCTCCTATGCTCGGGCCGGGAACCGGCTCACCGATATCTCGCACGCTATCCAGCGTCATGTCGAGGCGAACGGTTTCTCGGTCGTCCGGAACCTCTATGGGCATGGTATCGGCCGCGCCCTGCACGAGGAGCCGATGCTCCCGCACTACGGTCCACCCGGTCAAGGCCCGCTCCTCCGCCCTGGCATGGTCATTACCATCGAGCCGATGATCGCCGCCGGAAGACCGGAGACCCGCCTCCTGCCCGATCGCTGGACCGTGGTGACTGCTGATGGCAGTCTCTCCGCCCAGTTCGAGCACACCGTCGCCATCACCGAGAACGGTCCGGAAATCCTGACCCTGCCCTAA
- a CDS encoding cupredoxin domain-containing protein, which produces MRRCWFVVALCTVVLLASCGSSPRTGTVENESSAGGYGGPYETGSVRVSPAVSPSPSAVTTAPAAMPSPPDMTASVPVAQQTATGTTVEIRVVNFGFEPAEVTVEVGTTVIWRNESPTTHTVTAKDGSFDSGLLEGGTSYSVTLTKPGTYDYWCTLHPEMVGRVIVR; this is translated from the coding sequence ATGAGACGGTGCTGGTTCGTTGTTGCCCTCTGCACGGTCGTGTTGCTGGCGAGTTGCGGGAGCAGCCCGCGTACCGGAACGGTCGAGAACGAGAGCTCAGCCGGTGGTTATGGGGGACCATACGAGACCGGGTCCGTACGCGTCTCGCCAGCGGTCTCGCCGAGTCCGTCGGCCGTGACAACCGCTCCGGCAGCGATGCCGAGCCCGCCGGACATGACTGCTTCCGTGCCGGTTGCCCAGCAGACGGCGACAGGCACGACAGTCGAGATTCGCGTGGTGAACTTCGGCTTCGAGCCGGCCGAGGTAACTGTCGAGGTCGGGACGACGGTGATCTGGCGGAACGAGTCGCCGACGACGCACACGGTGACCGCGAAGGACGGATCGTTCGACAGTGGGCTCCTCGAAGGCGGGACGAGCTACTCGGTCACTCTGACAAAGCCGGGAACCTACGACTACTGGTGCACGCTCCATCCGGAGATGGTCGGACGGGTCATCGTGCGGTGA
- a CDS encoding S1C family serine protease — MENSTSSGRGWGRPWLPLLVVIGFVVAGIVGGLAGASLVRERAVTPTAVATRAGAAATRGQPVVETTAQTVAGQVYQAVGKAVVDVIARESNGFFDEQGSGSGVVVDQRGLIVTAAHVVAGASTVQVQFATGERHTARVLGVDEANDLALLQVDRLPDGIPVASLGDSDTVQVGDVVIAIGSPFGLSGTVTQGIVSAVNRSWNPPGDRLHTGLIQTDAPINPGNSGGPLFNADGEVIGIATMIESPIRGNVGIGFAVPSNTVKRVLPQLEQGAQLQPAWLGISGTDLDAATAQRFGLDVDRGVIVLNVVPGSPAARAGLRPAQIRGNDIASLGDVIVALDGTPVQGMEDLAARIGTHQPGDTVELTVIRNGQRQTIRVTLGSWPQQG, encoded by the coding sequence ATGGAGAACAGCACTTCGAGCGGGCGCGGGTGGGGACGCCCGTGGCTGCCCCTACTGGTCGTGATCGGTTTTGTCGTTGCGGGGATCGTCGGCGGCTTGGCTGGCGCGAGCCTGGTGCGCGAGCGAGCGGTCACACCGACGGCGGTCGCCACTCGCGCGGGCGCAGCGGCAACGCGTGGACAGCCAGTGGTAGAGACAACGGCGCAGACGGTTGCGGGGCAGGTGTACCAGGCTGTCGGGAAGGCGGTCGTGGATGTCATCGCGCGCGAGTCGAACGGCTTCTTCGACGAGCAAGGGTCAGGCTCGGGGGTCGTCGTCGACCAGCGCGGGTTGATCGTCACCGCAGCCCATGTCGTCGCGGGTGCCTCGACGGTGCAGGTGCAGTTCGCGACGGGTGAGCGCCACACGGCGCGCGTGCTGGGCGTCGACGAAGCCAACGACCTGGCGCTCCTGCAGGTCGACCGTTTACCAGACGGGATTCCGGTGGCATCGCTCGGTGATTCCGACACCGTGCAAGTGGGTGACGTGGTCATCGCGATCGGGAGTCCGTTCGGCCTCTCGGGGACAGTGACGCAGGGGATCGTCAGTGCGGTGAACCGGAGCTGGAACCCACCGGGTGACCGGCTGCACACGGGTCTGATCCAGACGGACGCGCCGATCAATCCAGGGAACAGCGGTGGGCCGCTGTTCAACGCGGACGGGGAAGTGATCGGGATCGCGACGATGATCGAGAGCCCGATCCGAGGCAACGTGGGAATCGGTTTCGCCGTTCCGAGCAACACGGTCAAGCGGGTGCTCCCGCAGCTGGAGCAGGGGGCGCAGTTGCAACCTGCCTGGCTGGGCATCAGCGGCACCGATCTCGACGCGGCGACGGCGCAGCGATTCGGGCTCGACGTCGATCGCGGGGTGATCGTACTGAACGTGGTGCCCGGCAGTCCGGCAGCACGCGCTGGCCTCCGTCCGGCGCAGATCCGCGGGAACGACATCGCGTCGCTCGGTGACGTGATCGTGGCGCTGGACGGCACGCCGGTACAAGGTATGGAGGATCTGGCAGCGCGGATCGGTACGCACCAGCCTGGCGACACGGTCGAGTTGACGGTGATCCGCAACGGCCAGCGCCAGACGATCCGGGTGACGCTGGGCAGCTGGCCGCAGCAGGGTTGA
- a CDS encoding DMT family transporter: MTLGQLVQLVLLGTIWGSSYLFIKLAVAGFPPLALVELRLLLGALVLALVRWSARQPWPERPVWPHLAVMAVVGNVLPFLLIAWSEQHIDSGLASVLNATTPFFTLVFAVLVFRAERLTRGKAAGVVLGFLGVAILSGSDLTAFRTVSAQGQLAVLASSACYGLGFAYARRFLRGAPLALAASQIGVAAVLLLPPSLVLVGGATLQPSGSAVLALAVLGILGSGFAYVLYYRLIASAGAVVASLATYLMPPVGVTLGWLVLGEPVGWRLLAGVLVILVGMAMVQGQAGWAALLARRRPASAPPAHD, from the coding sequence GTGACGCTCGGGCAGCTGGTCCAGCTGGTCCTGCTCGGGACGATCTGGGGAAGCTCGTACCTCTTCATCAAGCTCGCGGTGGCTGGCTTCCCACCGCTGGCGCTGGTCGAGCTTCGCTTGCTCCTGGGCGCCCTGGTCCTGGCTCTGGTCCGCTGGTCAGCGCGCCAGCCGTGGCCGGAGCGGCCGGTGTGGCCCCACCTCGCCGTCATGGCGGTGGTCGGGAATGTGTTGCCCTTCCTCCTCATCGCCTGGAGCGAGCAGCACATCGATTCCGGACTTGCCTCGGTCCTCAACGCGACCACGCCCTTCTTCACGCTGGTGTTCGCAGTGCTCGTCTTCCGGGCCGAGCGATTGACGCGGGGCAAGGCAGCTGGTGTGGTGCTCGGGTTCCTGGGGGTGGCGATCCTCAGCGGCAGCGATCTCACCGCATTCCGGACTGTCTCGGCCCAGGGGCAGCTGGCCGTCCTGGCCTCGAGCGCCTGCTACGGGCTGGGGTTCGCCTACGCGCGCCGATTCCTCCGAGGGGCACCGCTCGCGCTGGCAGCGAGCCAGATCGGGGTGGCAGCCGTGTTGCTCCTGCCACCGAGTCTCGTGCTCGTCGGCGGCGCGACGCTCCAGCCGAGCGGCAGCGCGGTGCTCGCGCTGGCGGTACTCGGGATCCTCGGTAGTGGCTTCGCCTACGTCCTCTACTACCGGCTGATCGCTTCAGCTGGAGCGGTCGTCGCCTCGCTGGCGACCTATCTCATGCCGCCGGTCGGGGTGACGCTCGGCTGGCTGGTGCTGGGCGAGCCTGTCGGCTGGCGGCTCCTGGCCGGTGTCCTCGTCATTCTGGTCGGGATGGCGATGGTGCAGGGGCAAGCCGGGTGGGCAGCGCTGCTGGCGCGTCGCCGGCCGGCTTCCGCACCACCGGCTCACGATTAG
- a CDS encoding proline dehydrogenase family protein, with product MPLFRSLVLAIARHPTVERLARETPFLVPLVTRFVAGETMQEALAVARALADRGFTTTLDLLGEDVRTPTEAAAATEAYAELLQAIARCGIDATISVKPTHLGLRLDPELARLNLERLARLAQRLGGRVEVDMEDSSTTRKTIELFDRLHCTYGDHLQLALQSYLYRTEQDIERAVERGWRIRLVKGAYAEPPTVAYPSKAAVDAAYRRHMEALLEYGRFVAIATHDDAIIRVARGFARRIGVGPEKYEFQMLYGVRRDLQDALRRAGEPVRIYVPFGRHWYPYFTRRLAERPANLLFLLRQLLPRG from the coding sequence ATGCCGCTGTTCCGTTCGCTCGTCCTCGCCATCGCTCGCCACCCGACGGTCGAGCGTCTGGCCCGCGAGACACCGTTCCTCGTACCGCTCGTCACCCGTTTCGTCGCTGGCGAGACGATGCAAGAGGCGCTCGCCGTCGCCCGCGCCCTGGCCGACCGCGGGTTCACGACGACGCTCGATCTGCTCGGCGAGGACGTCCGCACCCCCACCGAAGCCGCTGCTGCGACCGAGGCCTACGCCGAGCTCTTGCAGGCCATCGCTCGCTGCGGCATCGATGCGACGATCTCGGTGAAACCGACCCACCTCGGGCTCCGGCTCGACCCCGAGCTGGCCCGGCTCAACCTGGAACGGCTCGCGCGCCTCGCTCAGCGACTCGGCGGCCGCGTCGAAGTCGATATGGAGGATTCGTCAACGACCCGCAAGACGATCGAGTTGTTCGACCGCCTGCACTGCACCTACGGCGACCACCTGCAACTCGCGCTGCAGTCGTACCTCTACCGCACCGAGCAGGACATCGAGCGAGCGGTCGAACGCGGCTGGCGGATCCGCCTGGTCAAGGGCGCTTACGCCGAACCACCGACCGTCGCCTATCCCAGTAAGGCCGCTGTCGACGCCGCCTACCGCCGGCATATGGAAGCCTTGCTGGAATACGGGCGCTTCGTCGCCATCGCGACGCACGACGACGCGATCATCCGCGTCGCCCGGGGGTTCGCTCGCCGCATCGGCGTCGGTCCGGAGAAGTACGAGTTCCAGATGCTCTACGGTGTCCGCCGCGATCTCCAGGACGCACTGCGGCGCGCCGGCGAGCCGGTCCGTATCTATGTCCCCTTCGGCCGTCACTGGTACCCGTACTTCACGCGCCGCCTCGCCGAGCGACCGGCGAACCTGCTGTTCCTGCTCCGCCAGCTCCTCCCACGCGGATGA
- a CDS encoding nuclear transport factor 2 family protein: MRAESAVGEPAEVVRTVLAALNRGDLETALQYCADDIVLWAPGPSPAGTELRGKEALRAFLEASERAWPDSWAAVRRLVADGEEVAVELVATATHEGERVSQPMAAFFTVRGGLIVRQACYFDLAGLLALLRERGIA, encoded by the coding sequence ATGAGAGCGGAGAGCGCAGTGGGCGAGCCCGCCGAAGTCGTGCGGACCGTACTGGCGGCGCTGAACCGGGGAGACCTGGAGACAGCGCTGCAGTATTGCGCGGACGATATCGTCCTCTGGGCGCCCGGTCCGAGTCCAGCTGGCACCGAGCTGCGCGGCAAGGAGGCGCTGCGGGCGTTTCTCGAAGCGAGCGAGCGGGCCTGGCCGGACAGCTGGGCAGCGGTGCGGAGGCTCGTTGCCGACGGCGAGGAGGTGGCGGTCGAGCTGGTCGCGACGGCGACGCACGAGGGCGAGCGGGTGAGCCAGCCGATGGCAGCGTTCTTCACGGTGCGCGGTGGGCTCATCGTGCGGCAGGCCTGTTACTTCGATCTGGCTGGCCTGCTGGCGTTGCTGCGCGAACGGGGCATCGCCTGA
- the cbiQ gene encoding cobalt ECF transporter T component CbiQ has protein sequence MARRSFVEKTLESLAGTLERSLYAEDIARRPGLLQRLDPRVKVVVLAFALLVAASLRTWPTQLVLLAILVGLLLASRLSPATVARLLFGLPLFSLLVSVPALVLVPGPPLVYLPFGLAITSHGVSSVVTLLLRVTSSLAAALALVLTTRWTDLLAAFRALRIPLLFVLVLAMAYRYVFVLLELLQDLLLARRSRSLAASRDGEQRRWLVSALGVLFQRSLRTSEQVYLAMTARGFRGEPRSLRPRALADADWLALSFGSAVCAALWLIDLARP, from the coding sequence ATGGCCCGTCGGAGCTTCGTCGAGAAGACACTGGAAAGTCTGGCCGGGACACTCGAGCGATCGCTCTACGCCGAGGACATCGCGCGGCGTCCTGGCCTCCTCCAGCGCCTCGACCCGCGCGTCAAGGTCGTGGTGCTCGCATTCGCGTTGCTGGTTGCCGCGAGCCTCCGTACCTGGCCGACCCAACTCGTGCTGCTCGCCATCCTGGTCGGGCTCCTCCTCGCCAGTCGACTCTCGCCAGCAACGGTCGCCCGGTTGCTCTTCGGGCTCCCGCTCTTCTCGTTGCTCGTGAGCGTCCCGGCACTCGTCCTGGTACCTGGCCCGCCGTTGGTATACTTACCGTTCGGTCTTGCCATAACCAGCCACGGTGTCTCGAGCGTCGTGACGCTCCTCTTGCGCGTGACCTCCTCCCTGGCTGCCGCACTCGCTCTCGTCCTGACCACGCGCTGGACCGATCTGCTGGCTGCGTTCCGGGCACTGCGGATTCCCCTGCTCTTCGTCCTCGTTCTCGCGATGGCCTACCGGTACGTGTTCGTCCTGCTCGAACTGTTACAGGACTTGCTCCTCGCCAGGCGGAGCCGCTCGCTCGCTGCCAGCCGTGACGGCGAGCAACGGCGTTGGCTGGTCAGTGCGCTCGGCGTACTCTTCCAGCGCAGCCTGCGCACCAGCGAGCAGGTCTACCTGGCGATGACCGCCCGCGGCTTCCGTGGCGAGCCACGCTCGCTGCGCCCGCGAGCGCTCGCCGATGCCGACTGGCTTGCGCTTTCTTTCGGCAGTGCGGTCTGCGCTGCCCTCTGGCTGATCGACTTGGCTCGACCATGA
- a CDS encoding energy-coupling factor ABC transporter ATP-binding protein has protein sequence MTAPAVFELIDISYAYHGRIVALHDVDLTIQAGEALVVLGPNGSGKSTLLKVLDGLYRPSSGRLLAFGRDVTRAADDPELGYWLHRRVGLVFQEPDVQLFSPTVFDDVAFGPLQLGWPAERVREAVQRVLEELDLAHLADRAPFELSGGEKKRVALATVLVMEPEVILLDEPTANLDPRSRAHLIDLLATLHQRGHTLVIATHELDLAALLATRVVVFGEREHRPVAEGTPDEILTDHELLLATNLVHDHPHRHGPIVHSHPHWHDAEHQHDHGTEHET, from the coding sequence ATGACGGCACCGGCGGTGTTCGAACTCATCGACATCAGCTACGCCTACCACGGTCGCATCGTCGCGCTGCACGATGTCGACCTCACGATCCAAGCCGGCGAGGCGCTCGTCGTCCTCGGCCCGAACGGCTCGGGCAAGTCGACCCTGCTCAAGGTCCTCGATGGACTGTACCGGCCATCCAGCGGTCGGCTGCTCGCCTTCGGCCGCGACGTCACGCGGGCCGCTGACGACCCGGAACTCGGCTACTGGCTGCACCGGCGGGTCGGGCTCGTCTTCCAGGAGCCCGACGTCCAGCTCTTCTCGCCGACCGTCTTCGACGATGTCGCGTTCGGGCCGCTCCAGCTGGGCTGGCCAGCCGAGCGCGTTCGCGAGGCGGTCCAGCGCGTGCTCGAGGAACTCGACCTCGCCCACCTGGCCGACCGCGCCCCGTTCGAACTCAGTGGCGGCGAGAAGAAGCGCGTCGCACTGGCAACAGTCCTCGTGATGGAGCCGGAGGTTATCTTGCTCGACGAGCCGACAGCGAATCTCGACCCGCGCAGCCGGGCTCACCTCATCGATCTCCTGGCCACGCTCCACCAGCGCGGCCACACGCTCGTCATCGCGACGCACGAGCTCGACCTCGCGGCCCTGCTCGCCACCCGGGTCGTCGTGTTCGGTGAGCGCGAGCACCGCCCGGTCGCCGAGGGTACCCCAGATGAGATCCTCACCGACCACGAGCTCCTACTGGCCACGAACCTCGTGCACGACCATCCCCACCGGCACGGTCCGATCGTGCACTCGCACCCGCACTGGCACGACGCTGAGCACCAGCACGACCACGGCACCGAGCACGAAACGTGA
- the cbiM gene encoding cobalt transporter CbiM: MHIPDGYISPATAFAYWGGVLPFWYLAIQRLRSALAGRTAPALALFSAFAFVVMMFNVPVPGGTTAHAVGSVLAAIVLGPWAAIVATSVALIVQALFFGDGGILAIGANCFILGVAMPLVGYGVYRLVAGRSAPESRRRIFAAGLAGYIGINVAALLVGVTLGIQPVFWSENGRALYNPYGLEVAVPAMLIPHLTIAGAAEAIVTAAGLALVRRLSPDLLGAPTAAALPTGRQRRSVIWLIAAVLVLLTPLGLVASGSAWGEWSAEELQQLVGYVPSGLARWEGWWRAPLPDYSVPWLPAEASFFEQVLAYVLSAVVGVGLVSAAIFALRLLLRSRTPSNRPPAPA; the protein is encoded by the coding sequence ATGCACATACCGGACGGGTACATCAGTCCAGCAACGGCGTTCGCCTACTGGGGTGGCGTGCTGCCCTTCTGGTACCTCGCCATCCAGCGACTCCGCTCCGCGCTCGCGGGGCGCACTGCACCGGCGCTCGCGCTCTTCTCCGCATTCGCCTTCGTCGTCATGATGTTCAACGTTCCGGTACCCGGTGGGACGACCGCCCACGCCGTCGGCAGTGTCCTCGCTGCGATCGTCCTCGGTCCGTGGGCCGCCATCGTCGCGACGTCCGTCGCGCTGATCGTCCAAGCGCTCTTCTTCGGTGACGGAGGGATCCTCGCGATCGGAGCGAACTGTTTCATCCTCGGTGTCGCGATGCCACTGGTCGGTTACGGTGTGTATCGCCTCGTCGCCGGGCGCAGCGCGCCGGAGAGTCGACGGCGCATTTTCGCAGCGGGTCTCGCCGGATACATCGGCATCAACGTCGCCGCGCTTCTCGTCGGGGTCACCCTCGGTATCCAGCCGGTGTTCTGGAGCGAGAACGGACGCGCGCTCTACAATCCGTACGGCTTGGAAGTGGCCGTTCCGGCAATGTTGATCCCCCACCTCACCATCGCAGGAGCGGCCGAAGCGATCGTCACGGCAGCCGGCCTCGCGTTGGTGCGCCGCCTCTCGCCGGATCTCCTCGGCGCGCCTACCGCAGCCGCATTGCCGACAGGACGGCAACGCCGTTCTGTCATCTGGCTCATCGCTGCCGTTCTCGTGCTCCTCACGCCACTGGGTCTCGTGGCCTCCGGTTCCGCCTGGGGTGAATGGTCAGCCGAGGAACTCCAGCAGCTGGTCGGCTACGTACCGAGCGGGCTCGCTCGCTGGGAAGGCTGGTGGCGCGCTCCGCTGCCGGACTACAGCGTCCCCTGGCTACCAGCCGAAGCGAGCTTCTTCGAGCAAGTCCTCGCCTATGTTCTCTCAGCTGTCGTGGGTGTGGGTTTGGTCAGCGCGGCCATCTTCGCCTTGCGACTGCTCCTCCGTTCGCGTACGCCCAGTAACCGCCCACCCGCGCCGGCTTGA
- a CDS encoding sigma-70 family RNA polymerase sigma factor has translation MIPMTERELQELLELEELVAAEGLDAVEEYEEIEESDDLIDQAANDAVYRYFREVGGHRLLTHQEEIEYSRAVRAGLAAKKRIEAGEDTPELRELVRKGMEAREKLIRHNLRLVVSIAKRYRSSELPLIDLIQEGNIGLMTAVERYDPELGYRFSTYATFWIRQAIGRAVANLSRTIRVPVHMHDLIAKIRRAEAQIEQQKGRPATNEELAELLGIDVARIEQARTQIPRTSSLDKPIGEDGESTIGDLLPDPRSEDVVEEALTNAIREQIRRSLEQLTERERTVLIMRFGLDGEQPRTLAEIADALKISRERVRQVEKEALAKLRNSDLRLLASAA, from the coding sequence ATGATACCCATGACGGAGCGCGAACTGCAGGAGCTGCTGGAACTCGAGGAACTGGTCGCAGCCGAGGGGCTGGATGCGGTCGAGGAGTACGAGGAGATCGAGGAGTCGGACGACCTCATCGACCAGGCGGCCAACGATGCGGTCTACCGCTACTTCCGCGAGGTAGGCGGGCACCGGCTCCTGACGCACCAGGAGGAGATCGAGTACTCGCGAGCGGTGCGGGCTGGCTTGGCGGCCAAGAAGCGGATCGAAGCTGGTGAGGACACGCCGGAGTTGCGTGAACTCGTGCGCAAGGGGATGGAGGCGCGCGAGAAGCTGATCCGGCACAACCTGCGGCTGGTCGTCTCGATCGCGAAGCGCTACCGCTCGAGCGAGTTGCCGCTGATCGACCTCATCCAGGAGGGGAACATCGGGTTGATGACGGCTGTCGAGCGGTACGATCCCGAACTCGGTTACCGGTTCAGCACCTACGCGACCTTCTGGATCCGGCAGGCGATCGGACGGGCGGTCGCGAACTTGAGCCGGACGATCCGGGTGCCGGTGCACATGCACGACCTGATCGCGAAGATCCGGCGCGCTGAGGCGCAGATCGAGCAGCAGAAGGGCCGGCCGGCGACCAACGAGGAGCTGGCGGAACTGCTGGGGATCGATGTCGCGCGGATCGAGCAGGCGCGGACGCAGATCCCGCGCACCTCGTCGCTCGACAAGCCGATCGGCGAGGACGGTGAGAGCACGATCGGTGACCTCCTGCCGGACCCGCGCAGCGAGGATGTCGTCGAGGAGGCGCTGACGAACGCGATCCGCGAGCAGATCCGGCGCAGCCTGGAGCAGCTGACCGAGCGCGAGCGGACGGTCCTGATCATGCGCTTCGGGCTGGACGGCGAGCAGCCGCGGACGCTGGCTGAGATCGCCGATGCGCTCAAGATCAGCCGGGAGCGCGTGCGGCAGGTCGAAAAGGAAGCGCTGGCCAAGCTGCGCAATTCGGACTTGCGGCTTCTCGCCAGTGCAGCCTGA
- a CDS encoding HD domain-containing protein, translated as MDCGERFVTVVRDSLYDRIPLTAAEVALISTPTFQRLDRIQQLGFVSKVWPGAKHTRYEHSLGVLHLMRQALATLRRHGAPLLDERARRTALAAALLHDVGHYPFSHAIEELGPPVLPHEEVGRRLIERSELADILEREWSVDPARVANLIAPRERLEPAERLLRGLLSGALDVDKLDYLPRDARHCNVPYGGVDTPRLLDALRVAEVHGVPRIVVTGKGVSPLHSLINARQEMFDNVYWHHANRAAMAMLQRAVQDALLARALAAEELPRHDDASLLARLSEPGMPESTRQLVLRLRDRVLHKRALEVSARAPDLYRYLSSLYGQPAARRQLEVQLAQRLGELLGEPVADWEVLLAIPKPEKWSTDVWVLFERPPLGFQPLMPWQDVVGLTDADFARFEEHRRLIRVVTTARLRETVAQNWPRLLLPLLR; from the coding sequence ATGGACTGCGGCGAGCGCTTCGTCACCGTCGTGCGCGATAGCCTGTACGACCGGATTCCACTGACGGCCGCGGAAGTGGCGCTGATCAGCACCCCGACGTTCCAGCGGCTGGACCGGATCCAGCAGCTCGGTTTCGTGAGCAAGGTGTGGCCGGGAGCCAAGCACACCCGCTACGAGCACTCGCTCGGTGTCCTGCACCTCATGCGACAGGCCCTGGCGACGTTGCGGCGACACGGCGCGCCGCTCCTCGACGAGCGAGCGAGACGAACCGCGCTGGCAGCGGCACTGCTGCACGACGTCGGGCACTATCCGTTCAGCCATGCCATCGAGGAACTGGGTCCGCCGGTCCTCCCGCACGAGGAGGTCGGCCGGCGGCTGATCGAACGGAGCGAGCTCGCCGATATCCTGGAGCGGGAGTGGAGTGTCGATCCGGCCCGGGTGGCGAACTTGATCGCACCCCGCGAGCGTCTGGAGCCTGCCGAGCGGCTGCTGCGGGGGCTCCTGAGCGGGGCGCTGGACGTGGACAAGCTCGACTACCTGCCCCGCGATGCGCGCCACTGCAACGTGCCCTACGGTGGTGTCGATACGCCGCGCCTGCTCGATGCACTGCGGGTCGCCGAAGTGCACGGTGTGCCGCGGATCGTCGTGACCGGCAAAGGGGTCAGCCCGTTGCATTCGCTGATCAACGCGCGGCAGGAGATGTTCGACAACGTCTACTGGCACCACGCGAACCGGGCAGCGATGGCGATGCTGCAGCGGGCAGTGCAGGACGCCCTCCTGGCTCGGGCACTAGCAGCGGAAGAGCTCCCGCGACACGACGACGCGTCGCTCCTCGCTCGGTTGAGCGAGCCCGGGATGCCGGAGAGTACGCGCCAGCTGGTACTGCGGCTGCGCGACCGGGTACTGCACAAGCGGGCGCTGGAGGTGAGCGCGCGGGCGCCGGATCTCTACCGCTACCTCAGCAGCCTGTACGGGCAGCCGGCGGCCCGGCGGCAGCTGGAAGTGCAGCTGGCCCAGCGACTCGGCGAACTACTGGGCGAGCCGGTCGCTGATTGGGAAGTGCTGCTGGCGATTCCGAAGCCGGAGAAGTGGAGTACCGACGTGTGGGTACTCTTCGAGCGCCCGCCGCTCGGGTTCCAGCCGCTCATGCCCTGGCAGGACGTGGTCGGACTCACCGACGCCGATTTTGCCCGTTTCGAGGAACACCGGCGGCTCATCCGGGTCGTGACCACGGCTCGGCTCCGCGAGACGGTCGCTCAGAACTGGCCACGACTGCTCCTCCCGCTCTTGCGTTAG
- a CDS encoding zinc ribbon domain-containing protein, with protein MYCPTCGTEQPPGGACVACGRPFRRQATVQPVARQVRRYQRYSIGARLLGCASTLVAAILVVLAVTAFVAREPARAPGPAVPERGGSGPQGTATAGAADVAPTGDSVDAGTLIVTEAELNRWLAEHAAALRPATDPRAEIDADGIAVHMRVYGISATYRAYPRVEGGRIVLADARVEGPLGLALRASDVTARFEAALDERLAAGGMRATGVALEPGVLRVTLEPVGG; from the coding sequence ATGTACTGTCCGACCTGTGGGACCGAGCAGCCGCCGGGTGGAGCGTGTGTCGCCTGTGGGAGGCCGTTCCGACGGCAGGCGACGGTGCAGCCGGTCGCGCGGCAGGTACGTCGATACCAGCGATACAGCATCGGTGCGCGACTCCTCGGCTGCGCGTCGACGCTCGTTGCAGCGATTCTGGTGGTGCTGGCCGTGACGGCCTTCGTGGCGCGGGAGCCAGCGAGGGCGCCGGGGCCAGCTGTGCCCGAAAGGGGTGGCTCCGGACCGCAGGGGACGGCGACAGCGGGCGCCGCAGACGTCGCGCCGACAGGGGACAGTGTGGACGCCGGGACGCTGATCGTGACCGAAGCGGAATTGAACCGCTGGCTAGCGGAACATGCGGCAGCGTTGCGGCCAGCCACTGACCCCCGGGCCGAGATCGATGCGGACGGCATCGCGGTCCATATGCGGGTCTACGGAATCAGCGCCACCTATCGGGCGTATCCGAGAGTGGAGGGTGGTCGCATCGTGCTCGCGGATGCGCGGGTCGAGGGGCCGCTCGGCCTGGCTCTCCGGGCGAGCGATGTGACGGCGCGGTTCGAGGCGGCTCTGGACGAGCGTCTGGCAGCTGGCGGGATGCGGGCGACCGGTGTCGCACTCGAGCCGGGTGTGTTGCGGGTAACGCTCGAGCCGGTCGGCGGATAG